The Lacerta agilis isolate rLacAgi1 chromosome 16, rLacAgi1.pri, whole genome shotgun sequence genomic sequence TGGTGGGCAATGGGAAAATTGAAAGGGGGACAAGGGTTCCAGCTGAAGGCCCTGCAGGCTACAGCTGCTAGCTCTCAGGAGACAGGGTGAACCAATCCTTTCTTCCTCATCAGTGGAgcctggtccattagggcaagggAGGCACTGCCCGTCATGTCATGATCCTATGCCAGATCCCACAGAAAAGGCAGATAGCCTTTCTCCTCCTGAGGCTtggtgttgcctttgtagaactcaacagggaggaggaagggggtgatcATGTGTCTCTGTCTGTCAGTGGGTGCCAACCTCTACTTCTTCCTCTTGTTGATGCGGTCAAGAGTCGAAGAGGCGCGTTAACCCTCAGAGCAGAGAGGAAGTCGCATTAAATAAATACACGGCTTCTGTTGGACTTGGCTGTGACTACTGGGGATAGAAAATGACAAGGGGCGTGTGCATGTGAGAGAGAGCGTGTGCCAGGTGATTCAGGTGGTTTCCTTTTTTGCTTTCCATTTGCAAAGCAATGCCCTGCAAAGAAACTGTCATTCCGCTTTCCAATATGGAACCCGTGAGAGAACGTTACGTCTTTAAGGATTCTGTGAAGGTGACCTGTGTTGAAGGCTATGAAATTGTACTGGTAAGTCTGTGCTCACCGAGGTCGGTTAGGCTCTGAGAATCCCCTTGACGTGAACATTACATCGCCGCTAGTTCTATGCCGATATGCATTGCGCTTCTTCTCCATCTCAACATAGCAGTGAGAAAGGATTCTTTCTGCACTGATGTCAGGGGCCCAGAGCAGAGAGCAGACAGGGCTTCTGAAACGCAAGCTTCATGCACATTGGCTGGCTGAATAAAAAGCTACCTAGAAACAATCTGGGATCAGCCAGTGGCTTGATTCACCAAATGAGAACTGGGTAGCCTCCTTCAGGGACAAGCTTCCCACAATAAGAGTCTTTATGCTTGCTGATGGCGCCAGATTGGTCCTCCCATATCACCAGGCTTCCCAGGCCAGGTGCATTGTGGGCTGTTATATCAGTCTCCTGTGGCCAGCCATATCAGCAGTGCAAAGAGCCATTGTCGGATCTACAGGGCTATTGACATAACACCAGCCACCCTTCACTCCCCTCAGTACTTGACAATTGGTGTCATGGCTGCAGACCAGGCCAGGAATCGTGAGAGACATAGCCCTCTAGCaacatcaggaggaggaggagatgaatcTACTCCAGGTGTGTTGCATGTGATGCTGAAGTCACCAGAACCTGCGTCTCCTCCTTTGAACCCCAGGGAGATACTTCTGCCACCAGACTCTTTAGATGATCAGCAGAGTCCTGAGGATATATTCCCCCCATCTTGAAACCTGAATTCCTAGAATGCTAATAGCTGCAGAGGTACACCCTGGCCCTTTAACTGGCCAGGTCCCTGTCTAAGGCCCTGAGTGTGGCAGATATGTAGTCAAATCTAACAACACAAAGTCTTGCTAGTTAGCAagtgaaggggttaagaccatagagctgCATTGGTGATAGGCAGACTCAGGCCATTGAAATGTAATTGGTAGAGAAGGCTCTGTATGGTGCCGTTTCCCATCCTATCCTGGGAGGGAAGAAGCAAAGAAGTATTTCCTgtttcgtctctctctctctctctcttccaccagCCATGTATATGGACATTTGTCCACTTGCTCCAGCATCAGGCACTTGCCTGAAGCTATTTTTGCTGTAAACACAAGTATTtttactgctgttgctgctaaggACAAATGCTTGACTGTGAGTAAAATACATGCTTTAAATTTCCTTTTCAGTCTGTAGCCTGTTTCTTTGATAAACTGGATAACAAAAGGGGGAGATCGGCCTAATGGCTAGTTCCTACACTTGCGATTAAACTGTTCAAGATGGGATTTAAACTCTGTTTAGCCCCATGCTTTTAAACGCAAGCGGTAAGCTCGGAGATGAAATGCCAGCAGTCTTGTTTAGTGCAAATGTTCCACCTCCTCAAACAACTTTTTTTGCATCCACTTCATGTATCTTCTCACTTTAGACAAGGGCCCAAGACTCCCCTCATGTAACAAGGGAGAGAGAGCAGTGTGTATGTCATTCTGATACATTTCTCAACCAATGAATTAACTCCAGTGTCTCTCAATTCTGTTCCCTTCAGTCAACAGGCAGCCTCACATCCTTCTACTCTGTCTGTCAAAGCAACGGCGAGTGGAGCAACTCTGACCTCGAATGTGTCCGTAAGTGCTTGGCTTCCTATATTGGTGGTCCGTAACACACTTTCAATTGGTCTTGAGACCACAGGGATCATAACAGAGaagaatacagtggacgctcgggttacgGACATAATCCTtgatggaggcacgtccgcaacccgcagcgttcgtatccCGCAGTGCTGCGCCTGCACACGCGTGTGACACAATTTGGTgtctctgcgcatgcgcgagcgctgaaacccggaagtaacccattccggtacttccgggttcggcgcagagcacaacccgaaaaaacgtaacccacAGCAGGCGTAacgtgaggtatgactgtacttaagTAGCAGGAGGCTTTCTGAAGTTTTGACAAgatgctgaagaggcaagccacTTCTAAATTTAAACTGGAAAGCAACTTGCTTCTTCAGCAGTGTGAGTAATCACAAAGAAACTTCCAGCTCTCTTCAGAGCTGAGTTGGACAGCAGCCACGCAGAATGATTGTTCCCCTTTGTGGTGGCTGTGTAAGGTAAGAAAATACAGTGATCCACAAAGCAATGTCAACCCAAATAGTGGTCCTCAGcggtgtttttttctggggggtccgcatacccctaaacattttgtgaatctttgtacttttgtccatttactgtatttattttccccgatttgaactataaaacagtgatttttctggagtcaaaatgagaatacccctaaacatttttaaagaaagaaagcactggtcCTCAATACAATTAAGCTTAAACACCTTTGGATTACCTGAGATAAATGGGACTTTTCAATGGAGAGGGCATTTATGCCATTCCAGTTCTAGGCAATTGGTCCTGGAAGGAGATAGAAATAGGAAGGGATGACTTGGAAGTTAAAGACTGGCACCCAATGCCTGTGGGTGCCATTGCACCCATGAAGGCTTTCAGTAGTTCCCCTGGGCAGGTGCCCCAAACTTTGAGCTCTCATTTGTGCGGGGAGTATTTAGTCACCCTAGAAAGAAAGCTATGGGACCAAATGTGTAGATAAGTGATTTCTATAGCTTGTATATTGTtctagttttttggggggaggggctaaaccctagaaattaataaatggtaggattttgattatttgtgatgtgaagggagaaatacaagctgcagaggaattcctgagctagcctgtgcaaaatgacctggccaagctgggaccattaagaaacaatagagggccattggcaatgcaagagaactgcccTCCCCACTGgtcctgaggtgtgaacagagaggggtgggtgggttgggaaggttgccagggtaactagGTGTGGGGTGACAGGAAAAAGAGAGTCTTgagcaggggaaggagaaggaggtagaaggactgggatccatcttgggcaggttggctgaagGCCGGCCTGAGAGAGATGCtttggactccagggctgcactgctgtgggagacaagcccctcttgaaatgaccatgctgtaaaatCTGgactccatgcagactgaaggtgtacataggtgaataaaccatatttctttaaAGCTATGACAGTTTCCATTGTGtgtcagttctccaaaggagcacaagccCCCTGGCagagtggggtggtggtgccCAACTTCTGTAACAATATTTTTCCTGCTACTGAGGGACCTTAATCAGGAGCAGCAGGACATAACCAACTTCCCATGGTAAGCCTAAGGTTGTCACAGGTGGTTGTCTCTCTGATTTTGCGTTATGCCACACCCCCTCCATGGCAGCCATCTTGCAACCGACACCCTCACCAATTCTACCAGTCCAataaggttggcaacccctgcttttATGCaccataaaaaaagaagaaatggaaaatatgtTCAGGCCTGACAGAATATGGGTTGACCAGGATGAGGTGGCAGGTGGCAGCAGAGTGAAGATTCCAGTCTAACACCCCatctttcgcccccccccccggcagccgtAAATTGTGGTGAGCCTGAGCACCTTGCAAATGGGAAAGTCACTTACCTATCAGGAACCGAGGACAACACGGAGTATCAAGACACTATCAGCTATTCATGCAACGAGAAGTTTTATACAATGCAGGGCAAAGGTAATGCTGTGTCCTATCCTTTTCAGATCCAAGCAGCATCTGATTCAGAGCTTAAAAAGAGCATCATTGTACTCAGTTTATGATGACAGAATTAGAGGTGGCGATGTTATGACAAACTCATTCAAAGAGTCTTTCACTGGCGCTTCATCCCAGTATCGTTGTGAAACTTGTTGGTGTGTTTTCACTCACTTTGCTTCCACTAAAGCAACACCGTCAAAAGTGGCTGCTTTCTTCTTACAGGCAGAGTCAGTGTAGAATTTAATGAGTCGTAAACACTGAAACGATTCCTTCCGAAGCACAGTTAAAACTTAtggcatgtgcatgtgtgtgtgtgtgtgtgtgtgagagagagagagagagagagagagagagagagagagagagagaaacaaagaacAAAGGTGAGATGAACAAAGAGACAGGGATGTGAAGATCTTCCTGCAGAATGTTTCTGCTTCCACCTTCTTCAGCTGATGTGAATCAAAGAGTGCTGTAGCCAAGGTGGCCGTTCCTTGGCTCCTCCAGGCAACctctttattcagcattcattctcATTGTTTGCATGCACAAAGCTTGCGCAGAGGTGATGCAATGGGTGGGGTGTAGCATAGTGCTAAGAGGCATAAAAGGtaaaaaagacccctggatggttaagtccagtcaaaggcaacaatggggttgcagcgctcatctcactttcaggccgagggaaccggtgtttatctgcagacagctttctgggtcatgtgcccagcttctggcgcaatggaacaccatgacagaaaccagagcgcacagaaacactgtttaccttcctgccacagcagtacctatttatctacttgcactggcatgtttttgaactgctaggttggcaggagctgggacagagcaatgggagctcacttcgtcatggggattcgaaccgccaaccttctgattggcaagcccaagaggctcagtggtttagaccacagcgccacccgcgtccctactaaGAGGCGTAGGGGTGTGTGGAACAAGGTCCACTCATGCAACTGGACTACTTCCCTACCCGAACATgcaagcatgcatgcacacacacacacacacacacacacacacagtgtgcccAGGGGCAGCCCATCTTGTTTCACCACCTGTGCCAAATTAGGAATGTGTCATGCCCTGCTCCCACCCACCGTCGCTCCTCTCCACTTCTTCCCCCTCCAAACTCGATGAGAGCTCAGGCACTCACTCCTCAAGGCATTGCTGCTCATTTTATTCCActtggttttggactacaacttccattaaccCTAGCTATCCagacccgtggtcagggatgatgggaattgtagtctgaaaaacagttggagatccaagtttgggaaacacagagTTAAAGCATAGCTAATCTATgttaatgggacgcgggtggtgctgtgggttaaaccacagagcctagggcttgccgatcagaaggtcagtggctagaatccccgcgacaaggtgagctcccattgctcggtccctgctcctgccaacctagcagttcgaaagcatgtcaaagtgcaagtagataaataggtaccactccagtgggaaggtaaacagcgtttctgtacactgctctggttcgccagaagcagcttagtcatgctggccacacgccccggaagctgtatgccagctccctcggccagtaaagtgagatgagcgccacaaccccagaatcgtctgcgactggacctaatggtcaggggtccctttacctaatctATGTTAAGCGACCCAGTGTATCCATTCTTGGTTAAGCACATTAGAagtgctttgctggatcagatctGGAGCCAACATTATTTACAGGAATCCCACAGACAAGCAGACACTACATGGCTTGCTAGAAATTGGCCAAAGGGCCACCAATGGCCTGCAATCTGTTTTCTGATCTCGTCTGCATTTGAGTATGCAacgccaattaaaaacaaacaactgaaTAGTGCTATGTGTTCTTTTATTCCGAAAGGACTTTATAGGTGTTCAGCCAGTGGGAAATGGGTGGATGAAGACGAGAAAACAGAGATTCCGGTTTGTGTCCCAGGTACGGTGCCCAGCCCTCTATTTCTAAATGTGGATATTGTGGTCAAattgcttctctgaagtctctcagccccactcacctcacagagtgtttgttgtgggggaggaagggaaaggagaatgttagccgctttgagactccttcgggtagtgaaaagcgggatatcaaatccaaactcttcttctcttcttcttcttcttctgtgacaAGAGTCCACCACATTGTCTAGTTTACAGAAGAGCCTGCCAATATTgtaaaattcttgtttcctctgcTCTTGAATTCATGTTTTCGAATTGCCTCAATGATTCGAGGTGGttgaaaaccagagctttaaaaCCTGCTCTCCTCCTGACGTTTCCGCAAAGCACCAGTCTTGCAGGAAGCAACGGTGTTCCATGTTTCAAGAGTCCCTTCTTGCTGATCATGTTGTTGAGCACAGCCATCTTTGGGGGTTAGGAAAAGGGAAGAGAACATAGACCCACAGTAGAAGAAGAGGCACAGGAGCTGAACCTGCATCTAGTTATAGTTTAGGGCATGCTGCTACATTCAGCGGTGATGGTGCTTGGTTctggtgaagaagaggaggaggagtttggatttgatatcccgctttatcactaccctaaggagtctcaaagcggctaacaatctcctttcccttcctcccccacaacaaacactctgtgaggtgagtggggctgagagacttcagagaagtgtgactagccctaggttacccagcagctgcatgtggaggagcggagacgcgaacacggttcaccagattacgagtccaccactacATCAAACTAGGCTCCTGCAGGTTCTGAAGAACAAAACACCCCCTCCTGATACCtattgagctatttttaatgggttgtttgtttgtttgtttgttgttcttcATACATTTTGTTGATCGTAAAATTCTCTGTGAAGCAATTTTCCTGAAAAGCAGtaagtcttttaaataaataaataaagcaagcaagcaagcaaatccaAGAATGGGGATTTGTgcgtgggcatagccaggatttatgttgggtgGATGGGCAGGGCACCCACCTGTCCTGTTCCAGAACCAAGCTACCCTTGCCGTACGATTGGTCAGCTTGCGGAAGCCATGCCTATCACTCGGTTGCATCCCTAGAATGCACCACAACATCATCCAAGTTACCTCAGCGAGCATTTCAACTTCAAATATTCTGGTTATTTCTACTtctagttaagtatttttatttatttacttgatgggggggagctgcccccctggctatgcccacggATATACATATAGCAGGCTTCATTCTCAATACATTTGTGCTTTGGATCCCGAacgttgaacgttttggctcccgaacgccgcaaacccaggagtgtgtgttctggtttgcaaacattctttggaacccgaatggcCGATGCAGGTTCTgcgggttccgattggctgcaggaacttcctacagccaatcagaagccgtgctttggtttctgaacgttttggaagtcgaacggacttccggaatggattccgtttgacttccaaggtacaactgtactactCAGTTAATGTTTCTGGGCAAAGTTAACAAGCTGCAGCAAGCAAAAACTTGGGGAGAGGTCCACACACATGCATGCCCACAGGCCCCAAAACCGGATTCAACTTGAACCCCCTACCCTAAAGTTATCGCTTACTTTCCGTCATGTCAGTGAACATAAATGGTTTGGATTGTTTCATTTGCACAAATCCGGTCTTCCTACTGCTCACAAGCTCTTAttcctgctgttgttgttctatCCTTTCTGTAGTTTGCGGAGTTCCCTCTCGGCCCGTTAAAGGGACAGCGAAGATTTTTGGAGGCGACACAGCCGAAAAAGGAAACTTCCCTTGGCAAATCTATTTCGAAAACCCACAAGCTGGCGGGGCTCTGATTTCGGACCGCTGGGTTCTCACCGCAGCTCATGTGCTGGAGCAGACCCGGTGCCCAGTCATCCACGCAGGGATGTTTCGCGTTGGGCGAAAGGCCATGGAAGGCGCCAGGCCACTGGAAGTGGAAGCCACGTTCATCCATCCCGACTGGTTGGAAATGTCAAACAGCCGGTCCCGGACAAACTTCGACAATGACATTGCTCTAGTGAAGTTGGCAAAACCATTGACAATGAATGACGACATCTCACCCATTTGCTTGCCCGGTGCATCATCCGACTACGACTTGCCGGTGGGGATACTGGGCTACATATCTGGCTGGGGCAGGACGGAGAATACGCTTGCGGCGAGAATACTTAGGTACGCCCGGATCCCTGTGGTAAACATGGACAGGTGCCGAAGCGTGAGGCCAGATCCCCCGGCAGATTCTTTGACCTATGTGTTCACAGACAATATGATTTGTGGGGGGAGCAACGGGAAGGACAGCTGCCAGGGAGACAGCGGCGGGGCGTATGCTGTTAAATATCCCCACGACGATTTGCACTACTATGTTGCTGGCCTGGTTTCTTGGGGGCCAAAGTGCGGCACCTACGGCCTCTACACTAAGGTGTCAAATTACATGGATTGGATCGCAAACGTCATGAGCCAGGATGAGACCAGAAGGATGCATTCGTGTCTGTAGAAGCGCCTGCTTGTTTCCCTTGATGTTTTCTTCAGTCATTTGGGCTAGTGGCATTTCTCCAATGTGGgaccccagctgttgttggactacaactcccatcatccctagctagcagggacagcggtcagaaatgatgggagttgtagtccaacaacagcagaaaacccaaattaGAGAAATACTGGTAATGCAAGAGAGGGGAGGTTGGAGTGAAGGTCCATGCACTGCAAGTCTCTTTACACAACCTGTTTTCTTGAGAAGCAAATAGAGCAACCAAAAGCTTTCGGGCTGGATTTGTTCTTATATGATTTCCCGCCTGCTTAATTTCTTCTTTTATATCTTATGTCTTTCTTTGTAGCTGCTTAAACTCCTTTGGAACGTGCCCTAtaccacagattttttttttaaaaaaaaccccacacacattttattagaagaatttcatttataaaaaaaagagagtGCAGGGgcgggaagaaagagagaaaaaagtgagtgagaatgaaaaagaaaaaatactgtTACATACCCATACATTGATACACAGGTGTGTATATTCTTATTATCCTAATGCACAGACATTTGTCAATAACCTAATATGTTCTGTGTAAAGAGATGATGCAAATAGGGATAAGAACTTCATATTTGTAGCTGCTTATGGTTTGAACCAGCTGAAGAAAGCACAGTGCTCATCTCAACTTGTTCCTGCCCTGCCACTTTCTCCTGGGGAAACCtgatctttactgctgaatcggagcaaacgtcagTTGGGTTTTCTCCAAACTGAAGTTTGCTCTGAGCGGGTTTTCCAGGGGAGAGGGAGCACAGCccttcagtggggggggggggccaggggGGAGCCTGTTCATACCtttaagaaaattattataaaggTGCCCTGAAGTTTTGGAGACGGCAGGTGTGACTATACTTCAGAGATAGCAGGGGCCAACATTTCTGGCAATTGTGTcacaagcaaagtccaaaaaTCATGACAGTGTCCTTCTAGCTCTAGTGCATGTAGaacacaacggggggggggggaagcaaagacagaccctccaagtgtgccTACTTTTGAGGGacagtcccggtttctgatttgatcctggaatgtcccgcttttccttaggacgtccctatgttcatcagagaaatgttgaagggtatgcaaaGAGCACAAATCAAAAtcccttttaaaaccatttcaAAGGCTACataggcagagggagagaaacagttCCTCATCCTCAGGGGTTTCTAGCAGATGACCATACAATCTACAATGTACATATCTCTATTGCAGTAAGTTTGTTCCCCGCCCCTGGAGGGTGGTTTTGGATTGAGGGAGGTGCCACATGGAAGTACAACAAAGTCTGGTTTGCTGCCACTGACACATAACGGGGAAACCACATGTATTGTGTGCAACAGAAAGACAGGAGCACTTCCCTGTCTCTGACAGTTAGCCTGTCCTTGGAACAAGCCCTCACTGCTTCTGCCGCTACTGCTACAGAATCTCCACAGCTTCATTTGTATGTTGAACGTAGCCCTGATTTTACAAATACATTACATATTGCTTGTAACACATACTCAGTTGGATTATATTAAAAAGAGAACCAAATGAAGAATCACGTGTGCTGCCttcttgctctccccccccccccgatagacTTGAAAGgagctttaaaaaggtaaaggtaaagggaccccagaccattaggtccattcacagacaactctggggttgcagcgctcatctcgctttactggccgagggagccggcgtacagcttccgggtcatgtagccagcatgactaagccgcttctggtgaaccagagcagcgcatggaagcgccgtttaccttcccgccggagcagtacctgtttatctacttgcactttgtgctgtcaaactgctaggttggcaggagctgggaccaagcaacgggagctcaccccatcatggggattcgaaccgccgaccttctgatctgcaaggcctaggctatgtggtttaaccccacccgcatccctttttgAAAGCATCTTTACTGCTTTGTTAATGTATTGCACTCTAGAAAAGTGACCAGATGCTCCAGGCAGTCAATTTTTGACATTTTGTGCAACTTTGGGCTTGACCATATTTGAGCTGGATCTCACTTAGAATCCACGCTGACTCCATTCAAATTTGGCCTCAATAGTCGAAACATGCATGTATTTGCAGTCAAAAAATCAATTCCACTTTCCTCTTTGATCCCTTTTCTCTTCCATACCATCTTctaatttgttattttaaatgtgttgattTTGTACAAATGTATGCATGCAAGAATCAGATGAgcagtgtgcattttttaaaaaaatgtttgcctaGGAATTGCACAATAGCACATATCCCAACTCAACACAAGCTTGCACACTCACACTTTATGCTGTCTTAATATGATGGGCATTTTGCATTCTGAAACAGGAAGTTGGTTGTAGGAGAAATCAATATGGTAATATAGAGTTAAATCAATAAGAGGAGAGGAAGTGTAGCAGGGAGATCTGGAGAAACCACTGTTTTTCATTATTGTACAAactgaatattttttaaatggttgtggtttcctatggagcgaaaaatacggtaagcagttggtttgcccctgttgtccagttctgttagttcaataaaggttcttgctgttatcactgtgtcttgccttgtgggagcccacctacacttcatcatggactttgaagaagcacaaactcagggcaaaaaggagaaacaagctaagaggaaggcacgtttgacaaaccctcaccatgatcaactcccagccaggaacctatgtccccactgtggaaggacatgtggatccagaactggcctccacagtcacggactcactgttaagactgtgttcatggcatgggcgtaccgaagggggggcagggggggcagctgccccccctggaagcaagctgccccccccagaagcaaaaatgatcggcattCTTTTCCGTATTTTTTTTCCCCATGAGCATTTGTTTTCCTGGCTGGGCACAATTtctcaccctttccctccctgcatcctccctcctccacctcccctagaagcaagctgccgccccccagcaaaaatgatcagcgttcaaaacttcaaagcattccccccctaattatttttttcagaagcatttccccacCCGCGATCGCTCTCCCCcactgcatcctccctcctccctccctcctcctgatgcagccattggctaatatcgctgaggcacaggccaatgggtGGGCAGCTCTGCaaggctgagagcaggaagagggctggCTCAGCACGTGCACGTGTCTCCTCCTTGGCCCCTCtgctttttgcttctgctttctgcctCAACACCAGCCCAGCGCAGTAGTCCAGCAGCAGTAAGTATTTATTTCTGGGAACTTCGTGTATAAGAAACCTTCTGAAAAGTTATAGCTTTCTAGGTCCTTTCCTTAGGTTgtggtcaaagagataaaatgtCCTTCATAATTCAGTCCCCCTCAAGTCCTTTATGGGAAGAAATTGTTGTGGCCAATTGGCCATTGTGATGCATTGACAATTTGGTCTCCCATAAAACATCCTTTTGAAATAagcctgcagggggttggttggGGTCTGAAGACAATAATGTCTGAAGACATAAttagtttaaaaaaaggaggaagataatAATAGTCAAGAAAGGAGAGAATAAAACTCAAATCTAAACTCTGAAAACCCAGATTTCCATCTTTCCTTGCCAGAAAGCAGAGTTGGTCTGAACTCCAA encodes the following:
- the C1S gene encoding complement C1s subcomponent, with product MELLQTWGFVSCFLLACTEAVSMYGEILSPNYPQAYPNNALESWEISVPPGYGIHLYFTHLDIEPSQNCQYDSVKVLTGNHIEGQFCGRKKSRTPGSPVLEEFHVPYNTLTVTFQSDFSNEERFTGFAAYYIAEDVDECTDFVEEACSHYCNNYVGGYYCSCPPEYFLHEDLKTCGVNCTGNVYTDLSGEITSPNYPSLYPENSHCDYRVTLEPGYRVVLTIGKKDFDIEPADSEGNCADALRFSAGDQQFGPYCGNTFPGPPEIKTRSNILDIFFQTDHSEQGRGWKIRYFGDPMPCKETVIPLSNMEPVRERYVFKDSVKVTCVEGYEIVLSTGSLTSFYSVCQSNGEWSNSDLECVPVNCGEPEHLANGKVTYLSGTEDNTEYQDTISYSCNEKFYTMQGKGLYRCSASGKWVDEDEKTEIPVCVPVCGVPSRPVKGTAKIFGGDTAEKGNFPWQIYFENPQAGGALISDRWVLTAAHVLEQTRCPVIHAGMFRVGRKAMEGARPLEVEATFIHPDWLEMSNSRSRTNFDNDIALVKLAKPLTMNDDISPICLPGASSDYDLPVGILGYISGWGRTENTLAARILRYARIPVVNMDRCRSVRPDPPADSLTYVFTDNMICGGSNGKDSCQGDSGGAYAVKYPHDDLHYYVAGLVSWGPKCGTYGLYTKVSNYMDWIANVMSQDETRRMHSCL